ACTATAGTATTGATTGTGTCCAGCAAACTTGCAGAATACTCACTTCAATTAGTCGAATTAAGGTAAGTAAATGGAAAGCGTGAATGGCAAGGCCGCTATAGTAACAGGTGGTGGCAGTGGTATCGGTTTGGCAATTGCTAAAGCCTTAGCTGAGCAGGGCGCTAGAGTTGTTATTAGCTCTAGAGACTTAGCAAAACTAGAGCATACAGCTAGCCAGCTACAAAAAGAATTTGGCATTAGGGTAGATTGCTATGCTGCTGATATCCGCATCAAACAACAAGTACAGGCGCTAAAAGACTTCGTAATAGCTCAGTTTGGCCGTGTAGATATATTGGTAAACAATAGTGGACTAGGTGTTGGCGAAACTATTGAACACTGTAGTGAAGAAGACTGGGACCTGGTTGTAAACACCTGTACCAAAGGCACCTTTTTGATGAGCCAAGCAGTATTGCCAAGCATGAAATCTAATCAAGGTGGCTTTATCCTTAATATTGCTTCGCAAGCAGCTAAAAATGGCTATGCCAACGCTGGACCATATTGTGCCGCTAAATTTGCGGTACTCGGCCTCGCAGCAGCATTACAAGAAGAAGTAAGAGAGTACGGCATCAGAGTACATAGTTTGTGTCCAGGCTTGGTACAGGTACCCGCACCAACGTGTGCATCCGATATAAAGCCAGGTTGGCTGCAAGTGAGTGATCTAGCTGAGGCAGCAATGTTTGTGCTTAAACAACCAGCAAGAGTTCAATTAGAAAATATTGGCTTGTATGGATTTTAGTTAGGAGTGGCAGCTGTTTAAGCGGCTGCTAGCTTGAACAGAATAGAGAAGAGTAAGAATTGGTTGCGGGAGCCGGATTTGAACCAACGACCTTCGGGTTATGAGCCCGACGAGCTACCAGACTGCTCCATCCCGCGTCCGGTCTTAACTGAATAAGTTAAGTGATTTGAATAGTTACTTGGCTTAGCTATTCGAACTAAGCAATTCTTAAATAAAGAATTGGTTGCGGGAGCCGGATTTGAACCAACGACCTTCGGGTTATGAGCCCGACGAGCTACCAGACTGCTCCATCCCGCGTCCGGTCTTAACTGAATAAGTTAAGTGATTTGAATAGTTACTTGGCTTAGCTATTCGAACTAAGCAATTCTTATATAAAGAATTGGTTGCGGGAGCCGGATTTGAACCAACGACCTTCGGGTTATGAGCCCGACGAGCTACCAGACTGCTCCATCCCGCGTCCGGTCTTAACTGAATAAGTTAAGTGATTTGAATAGTTACTTGGCTTAGCTATTCGAACTAAGCAATTCTTAAATAAAGAATTGGTTGCGGGAGCCGGATTTGAACCAACGACCTTCGGGTTATGAGCCCGACGAGCTACCAGACTGCTCCATCCCGCGTCCGGTCTTAACTGAATAAGTTAAGTGATTTGAATAGTTACTTGGCTTAGCTATTCGAACTAAGCAATTCTTAAATAAAGAATTGGTTGCGGGAGCCGGATTTGAACCAACGACCTTCGGGTTATGAGCCCGACGAGCTACCAGACTGCTCCATCCCGCGTCCGGTCTTAACTGAATAAGTTAAGTGATTTGAATAGTTACTTGGCTTAGCTATTCGAACTAAGCAATTCTTATATAAAGAATTGGTTGCGGGAGCCGGATTTGAACCAACGACCTTCGGGTTATGAGCCCGACGAGCTACCAGACTGCTCCATCCCGCGTCCGTTATTGCGGAGCGCATAGTACGCAGAGAGTAGTGATAATACAAGAGATTATTTGTAATAATCCCTCAAGTGCCGATTATTTATCCGAATGAGGCTTTTACTACTGATCCTTAGCAAAACAGGTATAATCCACGGGTTAAATAAATAGAGTATCGTAATGGCAGATTTTTTCGCTTCGACCGCTAAAGGTTTAGAAAGCTTATGTTTAGATGAATTAAAGGCCTTAGGTGCACATGAGTGCAAACAAACAGTTGCCGGTGTAAGTTTCACCTGTGATTGGCCAACGGCTTATAAGATTTGTATGTGGTCACGCGTTGCATCGCGTATTTTGTTACGTTTGGTTGAAACACAAGCTGACAACGTAGATGAACTCTACCAAGCCGCATATTCGATACCTTGGAATAAGTATTTCAACGTCGATCAAACTTTTTCAGTGCATTGTAGCGGAACCAACCACTATATCGACAATAGTCAATTTGGCGCGTTAAAAGTAAAAGACGCTATAGTTGATCAGTTTAATAAAACAGAGGGCTCTCGTCCTAACGTTGCTAAAACTGATGAAGATGCACGGGTTGTGGTGCGCTTGGCTAGCAAGTATTTAGCTATTTCCATCGATTTATCTGGCGCATCTTTACATCGCCGAGGTTATAGAACAGAACAAGGCGAAGCGCCTGTGCGAGAAAACTTAGCTTCAGCTTTAGTGACCAGAAGTAATTGGCGAGAAAAGTACCTTATCGACCCTATGTGTGGTTCGGGCACTATTCTTATAGAAGCAGCGATGCAAGCAGCTGATATTGCGCCAGGCCTTAATCGTAGTTTTGGTTTTGAACGTTTAAGCAATTTCGCAAAATTTGCTTGGCGAGATATTCAGGCTGATGCAAATACTCGAGCAGAAACAGGCTTGGCAAATTGTAAGCAGCGTTTGATTGGCTACGATATTGACAAGCGCATGGTAGCAGTAGCTAAAGCTAACATTGAACGCGCAGGCTTAAGCGATATTATCTCTGTTCATGTTCATGATGCTGCAAATTTACCGGCCGCACCTAGTGAACCAGGGCTTATTTTGTCTAACCCTCCTTATGGCGAGCGATTAGGTGAACTAACTAAACTCATCGGCTTATTCTTATCCTTTGGTGCTAGCGTACGCGAAAACTATCCTGGCTGGCGCTTGTCGCTGTTTACTGCTGCTCCAGAGTTATTAGACTATCTGCGCTTACGCAGTGACAAGCAGTATAAGTTCCTGAATGGTGCACTTAATTGTGTGCTCAAAATCTACCAAATTGGTGAAGGTGGGCAGGGTACCCAGCGTAAGTATGCTGAAGACTTTGTAAATCGTTTATTAAAGAATAAGAAAAAGCTGCAAA
The Agarivorans aestuarii DNA segment above includes these coding regions:
- a CDS encoding SDR family oxidoreductase produces the protein MESVNGKAAIVTGGGSGIGLAIAKALAEQGARVVISSRDLAKLEHTASQLQKEFGIRVDCYAADIRIKQQVQALKDFVIAQFGRVDILVNNSGLGVGETIEHCSEEDWDLVVNTCTKGTFLMSQAVLPSMKSNQGGFILNIASQAAKNGYANAGPYCAAKFAVLGLAAALQEEVREYGIRVHSLCPGLVQVPAPTCASDIKPGWLQVSDLAEAAMFVLKQPARVQLENIGLYGF
- the rlmKL gene encoding bifunctional 23S rRNA (guanine(2069)-N(7))-methyltransferase RlmK/23S rRNA (guanine(2445)-N(2))-methyltransferase RlmL — translated: MADFFASTAKGLESLCLDELKALGAHECKQTVAGVSFTCDWPTAYKICMWSRVASRILLRLVETQADNVDELYQAAYSIPWNKYFNVDQTFSVHCSGTNHYIDNSQFGALKVKDAIVDQFNKTEGSRPNVAKTDEDARVVVRLASKYLAISIDLSGASLHRRGYRTEQGEAPVRENLASALVTRSNWREKYLIDPMCGSGTILIEAAMQAADIAPGLNRSFGFERLSNFAKFAWRDIQADANTRAETGLANCKQRLIGYDIDKRMVAVAKANIERAGLSDIISVHVHDAANLPAAPSEPGLILSNPPYGERLGELTKLIGLFLSFGASVRENYPGWRLSLFTAAPELLDYLRLRSDKQYKFLNGALNCVLKIYQIGEGGQGTQRKYAEDFVNRLLKNKKKLQKWIKRDNITCYRLYDADLPEYNVAVDCYDDYVIVQEYRAPKSIEPAKARRRLMDLLTGLLQSDLVANDKLVIKQRAQQKGRQQYERNSDEKERFAVQEYGAKFYVNLTDYLDTGLFLDHRNMRHYIQQNSHDKKILNLFAYTGSASVHAALGGASKVTTVDMSNTYLNWAKDNFRLNQLPISKHEFIRADCMAWLKTQISQRWDLIFLDPPTFSNSKKMDEVFDIQKDHVDLLSSVSRLLNPGGQLIFSNNKRQFKMDIEALDKLGLKVKNISSQSLSPDFERNKQIHNCWMIHKD